A segment of the Ovis canadensis isolate MfBH-ARS-UI-01 breed Bighorn chromosome 17, ARS-UI_OviCan_v2, whole genome shotgun sequence genome:
GCCTGCCCGGAGCTCCAGGGAGGCAGCGCTGTAGTGGACTCTTGGGCCACCCGCTGACTGTCTCTGACCAGACCTGCGGGGTCCCAGAGGGTGGCGacggtcgggggtggggggcacagccTCCATCCTGCGCTCGGGTGGTGGGGTCTGGGGTCCTGGGGACAGGGGTGAGGTCCTGAttggccctgcccctcccccagagaTCCGAGAGGCTTTCAAAGTCTTCGACCGTGATGGCAACGGCTTCATCTCCAAGCAGGAGCTGGGCACGGCCATGCGCTCCTTGGGCTACATGCCCAACGAGGTGGAGCTGGAGGTCATCATCCAGAGGCTGGACATGGACGGTGAGCTGCGCCCTGCCTGTTCCCTCACCCCTCAcctgcagggggctggggagccGAGTCTGGACCCTGAGCCCCCAGGACTGAGCTCACAGGGGTCCCGTCACTCTCACCACTTCGGGTCGGCCCCAAGCCCATGGCAGTTTGCAGCTGGGTCTGGCCCCACTTCTCAGCTGGACAACTGAGGCCAGACAGAGTGTGACAGCCCCAGCTACACCCAAGAAGTTGGAGACCTGTacctctgaattttctttttttggctgtgctgtagcttgtgggatcttagttccccaatccgGGGTTTAATCCGtcccccctgcaatggaagcaaggagtcctaaccactgggaagtccccaagaaaattttaaagtacagAAAAGTAGGAATGTCTCTACtaaatgggcctccctggtggctcagtggtaaagaatctgcctacaaggcaggagatgggggttcgatccctgggttgggaagatcccctagagaagggaatagtaacccactctggtattcttgcctgggaaatcccatggacagaggagcctggtgggctacagtccatgggattgcaaagagtcggacacgactgagcgactaagcaacgATATATTAATACGAAATATTCCAGTTCCcatcaccaaaaagaaaaaagaatcattagTTGTATATGCCATCTGGCTTTTAGTGAAGGAAAAACTCGTAAGCACCAGGAAGGCCCAGTCCTCTCCTCCCAGTCTACTCTGGCCCCTCCCAGGTCCCCTCTCCACACAGATAGCACGTGCCCACCTGGGCCAGTGGTCCCCCATCCTGGGCTTCGTTtcctgtgtgtggtggggaggatGTTTGGCCCTACACCCGCTCCGGGGAGCAGGGTTCGGGGTGAAACGTGTCTCCCACGGGCAAGGCCACTCAAGGCCCGCCTGCtgcacccccccacacacacctgtcAGGTGGGGCCTCCACACATTTGGGGGCTTCAGCGTCAGCCCAGAGCCTGGCGTGTGAGGCTCCGAGGAGGGGGCTTCCTGGGCCGCACACTGGCCCGCAGTGCCCAGGTGCAGCCTGCCAGCTGACTGGAGCTCTGCCTGCTCCAGGTGACGGCCAAGTGGACTTTGAGGAGTTTGTGACCCTCTTGGGACCCAAGCTTTCCACCTCGGGGATCCCAGAGAAGTTCCATGGCACTGACTTTGACACTGTCTTCTGGAAGGTACGCCCTGGCTCACTGGAGGGCTCTACTGGGGCCACTGAAGGGTCGGGCCCGTGCTGCAAAGTGGGGGCAGTGACGCCTCCAGGCTTCTGTCCGCTGGGCCAagggctcccctggggaggccaCTGTTGGTCGAGGACTCAAGGAGAGGGGTGAGTGGTTCCCAGCCCTCCGGGACCTAGAGGCTTGTCACCGGTTTGTGTGGCCGCAGGGGCTGGGTGGGGCGGTTGGTGGTGGTGGCCGCAGCCAGAGCACcgtgtccccccccccccaagtgtGACATGCAGAAGCTGACTGTGGACGAGCTGAAGCGGCTGCTCTATGACACCTTCTGTGAGCACCTGTCCATGAAGGACATCGAGAACATCATCATGACGGAGGAGGAGAGTCACCTGGGCACGGCGGAGGAGTGCCCCGTGGACGTGGAGAGTGAGTGGCCCCCCCGGGACCCCACGGGCGGGGCAGGGGAGGAACTCCACGCTGGGGGGCTCGTCTGCCCCAGACCCCGCGTCTCCACGCGCCCTGTGCGGGAGTGCAGGCGGCCCCTGAGTCCCTCGCTCGGCTGTCCCTTCTGTCTCTCTGCTGCTCCTCGGTGGCGGCGGCCGCAGCCTGCTCCAACCAGCAGATCCGCCAGACGTGCGTGCGGAAGAGCCTCATCTGCGCCTTCGCCATCGCCTTCATCATCAGCGTCATGCTCATCGCAGCCAACCAGGTGCTGCGCAGTGGCATGAAGTAGGCGCCTGGTGCGCAGGGCCGGGGGCCACTCTGCACCGGCCGCCCCGCAGCCCTCCCCCTCACTGTCCCCTGGGCCACCAACGCGTGTACTTCAGGGCCTTGCATGGAGCCGTGGCCCCGGCCGTGAAGGGCCCGGCCCGCCTGCACCCTGCGTGCCCCACCCTGGCCTGCTGTACCATAGCACCAACTCTTCCCGCTGTCCGGGCGGAGGGGGGCTCCTGAGGCTTGAAGGGAGGAATCTGTGCAGGGCCCGGTAGCTGCTGGGGtcccagaggcaggaggaggcacCGTGTGCCCAACGCTGCACAGCCAGCCCCAGCCTGGTCCCTGAGGGGTGCCCAGGGCCGTGCAGGGGCGTGCAGGGGGTAGGCTGCCTCCTCCTGGAGTAGGACGAGGCTGGGGTCTCTTGGGCCTTGGTCCCTGGCACAGCCTGAGGAAGCCCTGCCCTCTGCTGAGTCCCTCCCTCTGACCTTCCCTAGACTCAAACCAGCCTTAGTCCTCACACTAGAGAATCAGCCCATTTTAAAGAGGAGGAGTCTGAGGTCCAGAAGGCTCCCAgaactggcctcagctccccccAGCAATGGTGATTTTCAGGAAGGGCAGAAGCTCACGAAAGATGGAGCCGGTAGCCACCCCACCCATCGGGCTCCCCCACCAGAGGCCCAGTGACCAGGGGGCTATCATTGCCcgccagcacccagcacagcatCTTGACCTGGAGTGCAGGGCTGGGCCGCAGACCACCTGGGCCGCCTGTGTGGTCTCCCTACCCATCAGGGGCCTGGCTCCTCCAGGGTGGAAGCCCCCCCGATGTCGGTGCTGGGACGCTCAGCCAGGCcgctctccccagcccagggcccgCCCTCCAGGGGTCGCCCACTTCTCCACTCCACCCAGGCCGAGACCCGGCTCCGCGCGCCACCCGAGCTGCGCCACCTGTGCTCTGCACTGGCGGACGTGGGGACCCGGCCGGCACACCCGGTcctcagctcccctccccagATGCGGAGCCACGCCTGGTCTGGATCGGTCCCGCCCTGCCGCGCTGAGCCTCCGCCAGCCCCTGAGGGAAGAGAAGGGTGCCAAGCACCGATCAGCCCAGAGAGAACCGCACCTCGCCCATCTCCCGACCCAGGGCCAGAGCGTGGAGCAGAGGGCGCCAGGCGAGCAAGGGCAGCTGTGCCACTGTGGTGACAGGCTTGCTTTATAAGCATCCAGAAGGAAGTCCTCTGAGGTTTCTCCTGAGGGGGTGGGCGTGGAGCAGACTGGCACAGAGTCAGGACCAGGGCTGCACCTGGCTGTTGGCGGGCAGGGAGCACGCAGGCCTCAGAGAGGCCCAGGCTTGAGTTTCTGACGCTCCATGGGGCACAGCCTCGGTGTTCGCCGTAGAAGCCCTTCTCTTGGCTGTGGCCGACTCATGAGCTCgccaggcagggaggaggggctcAGCCCCACTGGACGCTGGGCTGCAGGGGCCACCCCCCAGGAGGGGGTGCCCGCAGGGACGGAGGCAGCTCCTGGACTGGCGGCCAACCCACGGGGTACTGGAACACGGTGGCTCTCATGGGCTCGGCCCTAGACCCAGAGGGAAGGACGGAGAATTAAAAGTGGGGCGCTGTGGCCCAGGCTGGGGCCCTACCTGCCCCTGCCCAGAtcaccctccccaccaccccagctGTGGCGGCCCCCCGCTCGCCCCCACTGCCTGAATCACCAGTTCAGGAAGGTAGAGCCTCAGAAACACGCGGGCCCTTTGAGCCCCCGCTCTAAGAATGCGCCCAAAGAAATagtggggattgggggcagagactgagctgagagagatgggaggaacCTCAGGAGTCCACCTGTGGGAgaaggataaatggataaatatgtaTGCACGTTCACGGCAGAGAATGCTATGCAACCTGTGTGAGACAGAGGCTGACTTATACGCACTGACGAGGAAAGGTGTCATGACGCACTGTGAGACGAGGGTAGAAAAAGCAGcttataaaataatgtatatagcatgatactatttttgtttaaagatatataacatatataaatgcataaaaagaaaaaaaacctggaagacacagcaaaatgttaacagtggttcTATCTGAGTGCTGCAattatgggtgattttttttttctacctcttttatacttttcaaaGAAAAGTTTTACAAGCACGCAAGCctttgaaatcaggaaaaaaaaaattgtctaaattttttttttttttaagcctcattTCTCACGCTATTCACTCTCCTCCCCCTTAAAGTCCACCATCCCGGGAGCCACCTCCTGGGGACCGGGGCCTGTTTGAAGCACCCACCCACCCCCGTTGTGCCCAGCCTGGGGCAGCCCTCTCCTCAGGGAGCCTGCCCCACCTGCTGCCGTCCCACAACGCTCGCTCCTTCGGGACTTGACCCCCACGCAGGCTGCTGCTTGTGCTTcagccccctgcccagccctcccctcaacccccacccccccacccggCCCCGCATTCAGTGCAGGCGAGGCCCTGGCAGCTGTTGGCAGGCCCGGGGCCCCCGTGGCCAACCGTCTGCAGGAGGAGAGGCCTGGAGGCTTGGGCCTCTCTCTGGCCTGACCCACCGTCAGACCCAGAGCAAGGACTTCAGGCGGCCTGGGGCCTCCCGTGGCGTGAGGACAGGGGAGTCCCTGCTCGGCTGTCTGCTGCCTGCTGGAAAGCACAGACAGCGGCTCCCACCGTGATTTATGGCATCGGGGAGAGTTCATAAACTCCAGCAGCCGCAGAGAAGGGTGGGAGTGAAGGGGGGGCCCCGCGGCTGCTGGAAGGGACGCCTGGCTGCCAGCCAAGTCCCGCTGCTCCACAGAGAGGGCGTGACCCAACGGGGAGCCCCGTCCTGCCTCCGGACCCGGGCAGACGCCCAGGCGGCCAAGGGGTCCCGCCAGGAGAACAGCACATTCCCCAGGCTCACAggccctgagccatcagggtgcACCCCTCCAGCCCGCACAGAGCGGACAGGGATGCG
Coding sequences within it:
- the CABP7 gene encoding calcium-binding protein 7 gives rise to the protein MPFHPVTAALMYRGIYTVPNLLSEQRPVDIPEDELEEIREAFKVFDRDGNGFISKQELGTAMRSLGYMPNEVELEVIIQRLDMDGDGQVDFEEFVTLLGPKLSTSGIPEKFHGTDFDTVFWKCDMQKLTVDELKRLLYDTFCEHLSMKDIENIIMTEEESHLGTAEECPVDVETCSNQQIRQTCVRKSLICAFAIAFIISVMLIAANQVLRSGMK